ACGAGGGCATCGCGAACCCGGGTGGCCTCCGTCCCCGGAAACAGCGACGCCGTATGGCCATCGTCCCCGAGGCCCAGCAGCGCCAGATCCAGCAGGGGCGGCTCCCCGGGGCACAGCAGCCGCAGCAGCTGGGAGTAGGCCCGGGCACCCTCCTCCGGCGTGTCCCGATCCGTGGGTACGGGGTGCAGGCAGGCGCTGCGTCCGGGTGGCTGAGCGAGCAGGGTCTGCCGCAGCATGCGGGCGTTGCTGGAGGGATCCTCGGCCTCTACCCAGCGCTCATCGCCCAGCACCACATCCACCCGGTCCCACGCCAGATGTTCCTGCCCCAGGTGCACGTAGCTGGCCTCCGGCGTGCTGCCTCCGGCCAGGGCGATCTGGCAGCGATCGCGCTGGGCCAGGGCCAGATCGATTGTGGTGGCCATCAGCTCGGCGGCGCGGCGGGCC
This portion of the Cyanobium sp. NIES-981 genome encodes:
- the pgl gene encoding 6-phosphogluconolactonase, whose translation is MAPSSPLDPAYTLELCASGEPLARRAAELMATTIDLALAQRDRCQIALAGGSTPEASYVHLGQEHLAWDRVDVVLGDERWVEAEDPSSNARMLRQTLLAQPPGRSACLHPVPTDRDTPEEGARAYSQLLRLLCPGEPPLLDLALLGLGDDGHTASLFPGTEATRVRDALVTVGEGKGLPRVTLTAPILSAARRVLFLVSGAGKAEALRRLLDPSESPERTPARLVRPSTPILVLADNAAASLLQP